A stretch of the Chitinophaga sp. Cy-1792 genome encodes the following:
- a CDS encoding LytTR family DNA-binding domain-containing protein, producing the protein MEQQIKCLVVDDEPFARELMSTYIAKVPQLELVGICENAWEAIDIMQQQPVDLLFSDIRMPNINGIEMIRSLSQMPLVIFTTASPDYAVQGYELDVVDYLMKPFGFERLLRAINKAKATLQQRRQNQVQVKDKPATTFMFVKDGQKLSKVVFDDIYYVEGMKDYIKIVTNQETHIIYQRMKHMEDMLPSKQFIRVHKSYIVRLNAIKNIIGNTAELVNSHSIIISKQYKSELNKRLGIATDASEEE; encoded by the coding sequence ATGGAGCAACAGATTAAATGTCTGGTAGTAGACGATGAACCATTTGCCAGGGAATTAATGAGTACCTATATTGCTAAAGTTCCGCAGCTTGAGCTGGTGGGTATATGTGAGAATGCCTGGGAGGCCATAGACATAATGCAACAACAACCAGTTGATCTGTTGTTTTCCGATATACGCATGCCTAATATCAACGGGATAGAGATGATCCGGTCATTGTCGCAAATGCCCCTGGTAATATTTACTACCGCCAGTCCTGATTATGCGGTTCAGGGATATGAGCTGGATGTGGTGGATTACCTGATGAAGCCATTTGGATTTGAGCGGTTACTCAGGGCGATCAATAAAGCTAAAGCTACGCTGCAACAGCGCAGGCAGAACCAGGTACAGGTGAAAGACAAACCTGCCACTACATTTATGTTTGTCAAAGATGGCCAGAAACTGAGTAAGGTGGTATTTGACGATATTTATTATGTAGAGGGGATGAAAGATTATATAAAGATAGTCACCAACCAGGAAACCCACATTATATACCAGCGGATGAAGCATATGGAAGATATGTTGCCATCAAAACAATTCATCCGGGTCCATAAATCCTATATTGTACGGCTGAATGCCATTAAGAATATTATCGGCAATACGGCCGAGTTAGTAAATAGCCACTCTATCATTATCTCCAAACAGT
- a CDS encoding sensor histidine kinase, whose translation MPGAVQNNRLLNWIVSGAFDKFYTPKVRLVAHISVWVFLLIVHTTLVSITYDESFLLCVAFAIRNVATIAFAFYFIMYLVIPGLILRKHIVMGIIALLVPLFVFNVFNYLASAFVINEMAVKTPGLLAACKQTINDGLFTKEAFHRLVRGIWGVTTAVGPCIVVKLVLDTIRNITRRLRLEKDRLDLELSFLKAQLNPHFLFNTLNNIYMLSLKGAEQASDLILHLSEMMRYTLYDSDAPFVDLQYEVDFMRNYTELERVRHGSKANIVFECNDEDIKDQRVSPLLMFPFLENAFKYSHIGVDGKCHVVIKILASGPELEMSVWNSKSSMPSEPREIGGIGQANSRKRLELLYPGKYTLDIEDGPDKYAVTLSLNLN comes from the coding sequence ATGCCCGGAGCTGTACAGAACAACAGGTTGCTAAATTGGATCGTTTCCGGTGCCTTTGATAAATTTTATACACCTAAAGTCCGACTAGTAGCGCATATCAGTGTTTGGGTCTTCTTACTGATCGTTCACACCACCCTCGTCAGCATAACCTACGATGAATCGTTTCTGTTATGTGTTGCTTTTGCTATCAGGAATGTAGCTACGATCGCATTTGCCTTTTATTTCATCATGTACCTGGTGATCCCGGGGCTTATTTTGAGAAAGCACATCGTGATGGGCATTATTGCATTACTGGTCCCACTTTTTGTCTTTAATGTGTTTAATTATCTGGCCAGCGCATTCGTTATCAATGAGATGGCCGTTAAAACACCTGGGCTGCTGGCTGCATGTAAACAAACTATCAATGATGGCCTTTTCACAAAGGAAGCATTTCACAGGCTGGTAAGGGGGATTTGGGGAGTTACGACGGCTGTGGGCCCATGTATAGTAGTGAAGCTGGTGCTCGACACCATCCGGAATATTACCCGAAGGTTGAGGCTGGAGAAAGACAGGCTGGACCTTGAGCTTAGTTTTCTCAAAGCGCAGTTAAATCCGCATTTTCTTTTCAATACATTAAACAATATATACATGTTGTCATTGAAAGGAGCGGAACAGGCTTCTGATTTGATTTTACATTTATCCGAAATGATGCGTTACACCTTGTATGATTCAGATGCACCCTTTGTGGATTTGCAATATGAAGTTGATTTTATGCGTAACTATACAGAATTGGAGCGGGTACGACATGGCAGCAAGGCGAACATTGTTTTTGAATGCAATGATGAAGACATTAAGGACCAGCGGGTAAGTCCACTGCTCATGTTTCCTTTCCTGGAAAATGCATTTAAATATAGTCATATAGGGGTAGACGGCAAATGTCACGTTGTTATAAAAATACTTGCCAGCGGGCCTGAACTGGAGATGAGTGTGTGGAACAGTAAGAGCAGTATGCCCAGTGAACCCAGGGAAATAGGTGGTATAGGTCAGGCCAACTCCAGGAAACGCCTGGAACTATTATACCCGGGAAAATATACACTGGATATTGAGGATGGTCCTGATAAATATGCGGTGACCCTTTCTCTGAACCTTAACTAA
- a CDS encoding helix-turn-helix domain-containing protein: protein MANTGIRKTKDFNPTNCAVTYCLNIIGGKWKPIIIHLIRNGKNRYSLMQKGIPEASKQTLTNQLRELEADGVIERIVFAEVPPRVEYRITAFGNSLLPIIDAMRAWGREQMDGSQGI, encoded by the coding sequence ATGGCAAATACAGGTATTAGAAAAACAAAAGATTTTAACCCAACCAATTGTGCTGTAACTTATTGTCTAAATATCATTGGTGGCAAGTGGAAACCTATCATTATACACCTGATCCGCAATGGTAAAAACCGGTATAGTCTGATGCAAAAAGGGATTCCGGAAGCCAGCAAACAAACCCTCACTAACCAGTTACGCGAACTGGAAGCAGACGGGGTTATTGAAAGAATTGTTTTTGCAGAAGTTCCTCCCAGGGTAGAATACAGGATCACAGCTTTCGGCAATTCACTACTCCCCATCATAGACGCCATGAGAGCCTGGGGACGGGAACAAATGGATGGAAGTCAGGGGATATAA
- a CDS encoding MBL fold metallo-hydrolase, which translates to MLTANGIHHFRLNGENLLIITDGEVPYDNNCFAPDIPREEVNAIRGDNAEDIILTHNILIIKKYERVILIDAGNGPATAPAGAHLLTNLLSAGITAREITDILLTHAHPDHIGGLVNEENQPVFPAAAIHLSKAEYDFWQNPAADFSHSKHSPEALKAVQQQIQQILSVVKPQLHLFQGNWSLMNIIRPIPAPGHTPGHMLFSITLGSEQFIHMGDICHEELLLFSQPGWGTIFDVDFELAAETRFRVLNALATLGKLTFGYHMPWPGFGKVVRKGTAFAWQPVV; encoded by the coding sequence ATGCTAACAGCTAATGGCATTCATCATTTCAGGTTAAACGGAGAAAATCTGTTAATAATTACTGATGGGGAAGTACCGTATGATAATAATTGTTTTGCGCCGGATATTCCGCGGGAAGAGGTGAATGCTATCAGGGGAGACAATGCAGAGGATATTATCTTAACACATAATATATTGATAATAAAGAAATATGAGCGGGTGATATTAATAGATGCTGGTAATGGCCCTGCCACGGCGCCAGCCGGCGCGCATCTGCTCACAAACTTGCTGTCTGCCGGCATCACCGCCAGAGAAATTACTGATATTCTGCTTACACATGCACATCCTGATCATATTGGTGGTCTGGTGAATGAGGAAAATCAGCCCGTGTTTCCGGCGGCGGCCATTCATCTTTCTAAAGCAGAATACGATTTCTGGCAAAATCCGGCGGCTGATTTTTCCCATAGTAAGCATTCGCCGGAAGCACTAAAAGCGGTTCAGCAGCAAATTCAGCAAATATTGTCTGTAGTGAAACCTCAACTTCATTTGTTTCAGGGGAATTGGTCGCTGATGAACATTATAAGGCCCATACCCGCACCCGGGCACACTCCTGGCCACATGCTGTTTTCCATTACTTTGGGTAGTGAGCAGTTCATTCATATGGGGGATATCTGTCATGAAGAGCTGCTGCTATTCAGCCAGCCTGGCTGGGGAACTATTTTCGATGTAGATTTTGAACTGGCGGCTGAAACCCGTTTCAGGGTATTAAACGCGCTGGCCACGTTGGGAAAACTAACATTCGGTTACCATATGCCATGGCCCGGCTTCGGGAAGGTAGTACGAAAAGGAACCGCATTTGCCTGGCAGCCTGTTGTTTAA
- a CDS encoding PaaI family thioesterase, with protein MTKLTTLEYLRRLIDGTLTPAETTHFIYPTATSQLVGYKVSEVSEGYACLTLQADPGLHGNQQGTIHGGMLCELADAAMGTALSTLLQEGESFASIDLSIKFLRPAWATTLKSYARPVQIGKSVVHYTCEIKNAEDKVVAIASGTFMILRGNAAKGR; from the coding sequence ATGACTAAACTGACGACACTTGAATACCTCCGGCGCCTCATCGATGGAACGCTCACACCAGCAGAAACTACACATTTCATTTACCCTACAGCCACATCACAACTGGTAGGCTATAAGGTAAGTGAAGTATCTGAAGGCTACGCCTGCCTTACATTACAGGCCGATCCAGGACTCCACGGCAATCAGCAGGGAACTATTCACGGCGGAATGTTGTGTGAACTCGCTGACGCCGCCATGGGCACAGCTTTATCTACCTTATTACAGGAAGGTGAAAGCTTTGCGAGCATAGACCTTTCCATAAAATTTCTACGGCCGGCATGGGCTACCACCCTTAAATCCTATGCACGCCCGGTACAAATAGGTAAATCAGTAGTGCATTATACCTGTGAAATAAAAAATGCGGAAGATAAAGTGGTTGCCATTGCCAGTGGTACATTCATGATCCTGCGTGGCAACGCCGCTAAAGGAAGATAA
- a CDS encoding thioredoxin family protein encodes MYTRILSLLLLLVVFKVNAQEKGIHFQHGLSWKEIKAKAKQENKFIFVDCYTTWCGPCKWMSREIFPQEVVGNYFNEKFISVKAQMDKTDKDDESVKQWYADADAIATDYKIMAYPTFLYFTPAGELVHIKVGTDSAAAFIAASAKALQPETQYYTRMAAALKNAGKDTALLRGLATEAHRNYDGQYADIFFTRYLQVLPTVFNKETIQLMDEFTRKSGDTGFVIFKNNKAKINSLMGELYAETKVEQIIMSEEIYSGMKDGKTPDLAAIKRTLKQKYPDYASIVYGKFELQNYQRNKEYDKYIPAVKTFVKNNQSKINAAELSGYAFVLAIHGNDTATLQLGLKWIDIALQKDTSPNYMTTKANLLYKLGKTDDAITLQQTAINKFDQPDNKYFREYHEKILDQMKKGEKIR; translated from the coding sequence ATGTATACACGTATTTTAAGTCTGCTGTTGCTATTAGTTGTATTTAAAGTAAATGCACAGGAAAAAGGTATTCATTTCCAGCATGGACTGAGCTGGAAAGAGATCAAAGCAAAAGCAAAACAGGAGAACAAATTCATTTTTGTAGATTGCTATACTACCTGGTGTGGCCCTTGTAAATGGATGAGCAGAGAGATTTTCCCACAAGAAGTTGTAGGAAATTATTTCAATGAGAAATTCATCAGCGTAAAAGCCCAGATGGATAAAACCGATAAAGATGATGAGTCGGTAAAACAATGGTATGCAGATGCAGACGCTATTGCCACGGATTATAAAATAATGGCCTACCCTACCTTTTTATATTTCACTCCGGCAGGGGAACTGGTACATATTAAAGTGGGTACTGATTCTGCAGCAGCCTTCATTGCCGCCTCTGCGAAAGCTTTACAGCCGGAAACCCAGTACTACACCCGCATGGCAGCTGCATTAAAAAATGCAGGCAAGGACACGGCGCTGCTGCGCGGCCTCGCTACAGAAGCCCATCGCAATTATGACGGACAATATGCAGATATCTTCTTCACCCGCTATTTACAGGTATTACCAACAGTTTTTAATAAAGAAACGATTCAGCTGATGGATGAATTTACCCGTAAAAGCGGTGATACCGGGTTTGTCATCTTCAAAAATAATAAGGCAAAAATCAATAGCCTGATGGGCGAACTGTACGCAGAAACCAAAGTGGAACAGATCATTATGTCAGAAGAAATCTATTCCGGCATGAAAGATGGAAAGACGCCGGATCTTGCAGCTATCAAGCGTACACTCAAACAAAAGTACCCGGACTATGCCAGCATCGTTTACGGAAAATTTGAGTTACAAAATTATCAGCGCAACAAAGAATACGATAAATATATTCCGGCTGTAAAAACTTTCGTTAAAAACAACCAATCAAAGATCAATGCTGCTGAACTGAGTGGTTACGCCTTTGTGCTGGCAATACATGGAAACGATACTGCCACCTTACAGCTGGGGCTTAAATGGATAGATATCGCATTACAAAAAGATACCTCTCCGAATTACATGACCACGAAAGCCAATCTGCTTTATAAGTTAGGTAAGACGGATGATGCCATAACATTGCAACAAACCGCCATTAATAAGTTTGATCAACCTGATAACAAATACTTCAGGGAGTACCATGAAAAGATACTTGACCAAATGAAGAAAGGAGAAAAAATCAGGTAA
- a CDS encoding RagB/SusD family nutrient uptake outer membrane protein, translating to MKYLNICWIALAALVLSSCGRDYLDIKPKGKVIPSVYKDYRLLLNNAYTLPTSYGSDEWLTDDVEFYESKGLSYLGNSTFKLHTWQNNVYVSGDGDNMWNSLYKQIYIANVVIDGMKTVTDGILTERNQVTGEALVHRAFAYFSLVNLYGMQYDAATASKDLAVPLVLAPTTDQQLNRASVQAVYDQVFADLNLAVTLLGKTSTTFFEPSLATGYAVLARAALATGKYQEALTAATNSLAIKNKLTDYNQFKNDPYSFPINSENQETLLMKLANNAYSWFSVSKDLQVAFKDSLNDLRYQILFTSTQDPMRGYLYYNGEFLQYDTRNLGPTVAEMYLVKAECEARAGDATAALNDMNAVRKARILSNSYQPTTATSADDALVKVLEERRRELCFHGMRLFDLKRLNKDPKFAKTLHHSYNGQQYEIAPNSPMYLFPIAPKLRQLNPEIEPNEHL from the coding sequence ATGAAATATTTAAACATATGTTGGATCGCTTTAGCTGCCTTAGTGTTGAGCAGCTGCGGGCGTGATTATCTCGATATAAAACCCAAGGGTAAGGTGATACCTTCTGTTTACAAAGATTATCGCCTTTTGCTCAACAATGCCTATACCTTACCAACCTCCTACGGCTCCGATGAATGGCTGACAGACGATGTGGAATTCTACGAATCCAAAGGGTTGAGTTACCTCGGTAACAGCACCTTTAAATTGCATACCTGGCAGAATAATGTGTATGTAAGCGGTGACGGAGATAATATGTGGAATAGCCTGTACAAGCAGATCTACATAGCCAATGTGGTAATTGACGGCATGAAAACCGTGACAGACGGCATATTGACAGAACGTAACCAGGTAACAGGCGAAGCACTCGTACACAGAGCTTTCGCTTATTTCTCCCTGGTAAACCTTTACGGCATGCAATACGATGCAGCTACCGCATCCAAAGACCTCGCTGTGCCACTGGTATTAGCACCCACCACAGATCAGCAATTAAACAGGGCATCCGTACAGGCCGTGTACGATCAGGTATTTGCAGATCTGAACCTGGCAGTTACATTGTTGGGAAAAACCAGCACCACTTTCTTTGAACCTTCGCTAGCCACAGGTTACGCTGTACTGGCACGAGCAGCGCTTGCCACCGGCAAATATCAGGAAGCACTAACTGCCGCCACTAACTCCCTGGCTATCAAAAATAAACTGACCGACTACAACCAGTTTAAGAACGATCCATATTCCTTCCCGATCAACAGCGAAAACCAGGAAACTTTGCTGATGAAACTCGCAAATAATGCCTACAGCTGGTTTTCTGTCAGCAAAGACCTGCAGGTAGCATTCAAAGATTCATTAAACGACCTGCGTTACCAGATCCTGTTTACTTCCACACAGGACCCAATGCGTGGTTATCTCTATTACAATGGTGAATTCCTGCAATACGACACCAGGAACCTGGGCCCTACGGTAGCAGAGATGTACCTCGTAAAAGCAGAATGCGAAGCCAGGGCCGGAGATGCTACTGCGGCGTTGAATGATATGAACGCAGTAAGGAAAGCCCGCATTCTCAGCAATAGCTATCAGCCCACCACGGCTACTTCTGCAGATGATGCCCTGGTAAAAGTACTGGAAGAAAGAAGAAGAGAATTATGTTTCCATGGGATGCGATTATTTGATCTGAAAAGATTGAATAAAGATCCAAAATTCGCCAAAACACTGCACCATAGCTACAATGGGCAACAATATGAAATAGCACCAAATTCACCTATGTACCTGTTTCCGATCGCACCTAAACTACGCCAGCTCAATCCGGAGATAGAACCCAATGAACATCTTTAA
- a CDS encoding SusC/RagA family TonB-linked outer membrane protein yields the protein MNSVLKFIQTVAMACLLVAASQHSSAQVRNMPVTTALKQVTKSFGTSFVYENSLLEDINVSFDPASISGKSVEAVLKEMLYPKGLIFLFVNDNTYTIIRDVRKKNPVPGNTTGTIDQKALSGIVTDENNRPLPGVTVKNLRNKEGTLTDANGYYTLKTANAGDMLVFTFVGYKTQQQIVTKAAQLNISMSTDNIQLSTVEVSTGYQTIAKERATGSFSQIKDLDLEKKVTMNVADKMEGLVSGLLVTTNPADASGRPTTKTTLTIRGRNTLRAQQDPLIVIDGFPYEGDLSMLNPEDISRVTFLKDAAAASIWGVRAANGVVVIEMKKGKNQKRLINFSTNYTIGGKPDLSYRPVANSADYLDFEQEAVNKSLLPDPSGKTLPSTSAGADIFFRYKRGEITAAQRDALVAQLASYDYKSSYSKYLLQQQQIKQYNLSVAGGNDAAKYFISGSYSDELPVAKGNRNQRVTLNSTNIFQLTKNLEANVGFMIVMANTKNNGVGLKPLEPGTGTLLPYDRIVDENGAPMQYSRAFNKRTLDSLEKMGYLPWKYNYIDELANADNTSRSNLYRLNGGFHYKIIPGLSASLSGLYERSFARTRNYYSPSTYTSRNTVNNATSVQAGKLVYGLPRGGILDLSNVEMEHYDVRGQLNYSKSLGANHRIDAVGGGEIRQVWTNGATSRLYGYDDQTLSSSLVNYDLYYKTAVTNYQNKPSNPNTLSDARDRYLSWYTNANYTYHEKYVLSGSVRLDDSNLFGASKKYRATPLWSMGAMWKLGEENFMNTAVMNRLNLRATYGVNGNVDKTTSPYLIATVPSSIGYYNGLPYADISNPANPLLRWEKTKTFNVGVDASFWKSKLEMSLDVYYKRCYDLLGPAEFNPTYGFTSLTVNTAKVDNHGADLNITADFFREKAFSWKSIMNFSYNMNKVASSNLQRELVTYYVNSGSGSNPVKGKPIEAVYSYRFGGLDSAGRPTLLNGAGKRMLTEADIASDLTTLTYSGSTVPKYFGGWTNTFRYKQLELSALVTFKFDYVFRRPSVSYFSYSTQKSINKDVALRWKQPGDENKTIVPVMPSTGVNYSESWYLLSDQLIESGSHIRLREVSLSYDLPAQLLRSIHLQKLSLLAYGRNLALWTQNKAGIDPDYIPSAYYTMLPPARSFAIGLRTTF from the coding sequence ATGAACAGTGTGCTGAAGTTCATTCAGACTGTGGCCATGGCATGCCTATTAGTGGCGGCCTCACAGCATTCCTCTGCCCAGGTCAGGAACATGCCCGTTACTACCGCCTTAAAGCAGGTTACAAAATCTTTCGGTACCAGCTTCGTTTATGAAAACAGCTTACTGGAAGACATCAATGTCAGCTTTGATCCTGCAAGTATTTCAGGGAAATCTGTTGAAGCAGTGCTAAAGGAAATGCTCTATCCCAAAGGGCTGATATTCCTTTTTGTCAATGACAACACCTACACCATTATCCGTGATGTAAGAAAGAAGAATCCGGTTCCCGGAAACACCACTGGAACTATTGACCAGAAAGCGCTTTCAGGAATTGTTACCGATGAAAATAATCGTCCGCTGCCAGGTGTAACCGTAAAAAACCTGCGTAACAAAGAAGGTACTCTGACAGATGCCAACGGTTACTACACACTGAAAACCGCCAATGCCGGCGATATGCTGGTATTCACCTTTGTCGGTTACAAAACACAGCAGCAGATAGTTACCAAAGCGGCACAGCTCAACATCAGCATGTCTACTGATAATATTCAGCTGTCTACCGTGGAGGTTTCTACCGGTTACCAAACCATTGCCAAAGAGAGGGCCACGGGTTCCTTCTCCCAGATCAAAGACCTGGACCTGGAGAAGAAAGTGACCATGAACGTGGCCGATAAGATGGAAGGCCTTGTCAGCGGATTGCTGGTAACCACCAACCCTGCAGATGCCAGCGGACGTCCTACGACCAAAACCACCCTCACCATCCGTGGCCGAAATACCCTGCGTGCCCAGCAAGACCCGCTGATCGTTATCGACGGCTTCCCCTATGAAGGCGACCTCTCCATGCTCAATCCGGAAGATATTTCCCGGGTGACTTTCCTCAAAGACGCTGCTGCAGCCTCTATCTGGGGTGTCAGAGCAGCAAATGGCGTGGTAGTCATCGAAATGAAAAAAGGAAAAAATCAAAAACGCCTGATCAATTTCTCTACCAACTATACCATTGGCGGCAAACCTGATCTCAGCTATCGCCCGGTTGCCAATAGTGCCGACTATCTTGACTTTGAACAGGAAGCTGTTAATAAATCCCTGCTGCCAGATCCTTCCGGCAAAACGCTACCCTCCACCTCTGCCGGTGCTGATATCTTCTTCCGATATAAACGCGGAGAAATCACTGCCGCCCAAAGAGATGCACTGGTGGCTCAACTGGCTTCCTACGACTATAAATCTTCCTACAGTAAATATCTCCTCCAGCAACAACAAATTAAACAATACAATCTTTCTGTTGCCGGTGGAAATGATGCTGCCAAATACTTTATCTCCGGCTCCTACAGCGATGAGCTGCCGGTAGCAAAAGGCAACCGCAATCAGCGCGTTACGCTGAATTCTACCAATATCTTTCAGTTGACCAAAAATCTGGAAGCCAATGTGGGCTTTATGATTGTGATGGCCAACACTAAAAATAACGGTGTGGGTCTCAAACCTCTGGAGCCAGGAACCGGCACCCTCCTGCCTTACGACCGCATCGTTGATGAAAATGGCGCTCCTATGCAATATTCCAGGGCTTTCAATAAACGTACACTGGATTCTCTGGAAAAAATGGGATATCTCCCATGGAAATACAATTATATCGATGAACTGGCCAACGCTGACAATACCAGCCGCAGCAACCTTTACCGCTTGAACGGCGGCTTCCATTATAAGATTATTCCCGGTCTGAGCGCAAGCCTCAGCGGACTATACGAGCGTTCGTTTGCCCGTACCCGTAATTACTACAGCCCTAGCACCTATACCAGCAGAAATACTGTAAATAACGCCACCTCCGTACAGGCGGGCAAGTTAGTATACGGACTGCCAAGAGGAGGCATACTTGACCTTTCCAATGTAGAAATGGAGCATTATGATGTGCGTGGTCAGTTGAATTATAGCAAATCCCTCGGTGCCAACCACAGAATTGATGCAGTAGGTGGCGGAGAGATCAGACAAGTATGGACCAATGGCGCTACCAGCCGTTTGTATGGCTATGATGATCAGACCCTTTCTTCCAGCCTGGTTAATTACGACCTCTATTACAAAACAGCTGTTACCAACTATCAGAATAAACCATCTAACCCTAATACCTTGTCAGACGCACGTGACAGGTACCTGTCATGGTATACCAATGCCAACTATACCTACCATGAGAAATATGTGCTATCAGGAAGTGTGAGATTAGATGATTCCAACCTTTTCGGTGCGAGTAAGAAATATCGCGCAACGCCGCTATGGTCGATGGGAGCCATGTGGAAGCTGGGCGAAGAAAACTTCATGAATACCGCTGTTATGAACAGGCTTAATCTTCGCGCTACCTATGGCGTGAATGGCAATGTGGACAAAACTACAAGCCCTTACCTGATTGCGACGGTTCCTTCTTCTATCGGCTATTATAACGGCCTGCCATATGCTGATATCAGTAACCCTGCAAACCCGCTCCTGCGCTGGGAAAAAACAAAAACTTTCAACGTCGGTGTAGATGCATCTTTCTGGAAAAGCAAACTGGAAATGAGTCTGGATGTATATTACAAAAGATGTTACGACCTGCTGGGTCCTGCCGAATTTAATCCAACCTATGGATTTACCAGTCTGACCGTAAATACAGCCAAAGTAGACAACCATGGCGCAGACCTCAATATTACCGCAGACTTTTTCCGTGAGAAGGCCTTCTCCTGGAAATCTATCATGAACTTTAGCTACAACATGAATAAAGTAGCATCTTCCAACCTGCAACGTGAACTGGTAACCTACTATGTAAACAGTGGCTCAGGAAGTAATCCTGTTAAAGGCAAGCCTATTGAAGCAGTGTATAGCTATCGCTTTGGCGGCCTCGACAGCGCAGGCAGACCAACTTTACTGAATGGTGCAGGTAAAAGAATGCTGACAGAAGCTGATATCGCCTCAGATCTTACTACGCTTACCTATAGCGGAAGTACCGTGCCTAAGTATTTCGGCGGCTGGACAAATACCTTCCGTTACAAACAGCTGGAACTCTCTGCCCTGGTGACTTTCAAATTCGATTATGTTTTCCGCAGACCAAGCGTATCCTATTTCAGCTATTCCACACAAAAATCTATCAACAAAGATGTGGCGCTCCGTTGGAAACAACCGGGTGATGAAAATAAAACAATCGTGCCAGTGATGCCATCAACAGGAGTGAATTACTCAGAATCATGGTATCTGCTATCGGACCAGCTGATAGAAAGCGGATCACATATCAGGTTGAGAGAGGTTTCCCTGTCGTATGATCTTCCGGCGCAACTCCTGCGTAGTATACATCTACAGAAATTATCCCTGCTCGCCTACGGCAGAAACCTGGCATTATGGACGCAGAACAAGGCAGGCATCGACCCGGATTATATTCCTTCCGCCTATTATACCATGCTGCCACCTGCAAGATCATTTGCCATCGGTTTACGTACAACATTTTAA
- a CDS encoding FecR family protein, with protein sequence MNRAKDYEHYLPEDFLLDEYFIQWVKYPAADTNAYWKKVMADIPGTLPKMEEAREVVYALSMPTVSTNEANMQASWEKLLAEIAKPPTARVLYQPRKWWAVAATLLLLVVATSGWFMISSVNIHTGYGETRKITLPDHSIVMLNANTTVTYPRSWYFTGKRDVQMQGEAFFDVKHLGDTFRVTTCNGIVTVLGTAFNVHARNNELSVMLQRGSVRIDNFLAPAQPVFLQPGEGWTNTISKNVVVKVDTLAATAWTRHELLLNSTKIKEIIHILEERYGYTIITKDSSILERKIEGRIPMQGEKDLLFVLSRILDVNINQHQDTLFITNKE encoded by the coding sequence ATGAATAGAGCTAAAGACTATGAGCATTATCTGCCGGAAGACTTCCTGCTGGATGAATATTTCATCCAATGGGTGAAATACCCTGCGGCCGATACCAATGCCTACTGGAAAAAAGTGATGGCTGACATCCCTGGTACCCTGCCTAAAATGGAGGAAGCCAGGGAGGTTGTGTATGCTTTATCTATGCCAACCGTATCAACGAACGAGGCCAATATGCAAGCCAGCTGGGAGAAATTACTCGCGGAGATAGCCAAACCGCCAACAGCACGTGTCTTATATCAACCCCGGAAATGGTGGGCAGTGGCCGCAACTTTATTACTCCTGGTAGTTGCTACCAGCGGCTGGTTTATGATTTCCTCCGTTAATATCCACACCGGATATGGAGAAACCAGAAAAATCACACTGCCAGACCATTCCATTGTAATGCTGAATGCCAATACTACCGTGACTTATCCGCGCTCCTGGTATTTCACAGGCAAAAGAGATGTTCAGATGCAGGGAGAGGCATTCTTTGATGTAAAACACCTGGGCGATACCTTCCGGGTAACCACCTGCAACGGTATCGTTACCGTACTGGGAACGGCTTTCAACGTGCATGCCCGCAACAATGAGCTATCTGTAATGCTTCAAAGAGGCAGTGTACGCATCGATAACTTCCTTGCACCTGCACAACCGGTGTTCCTCCAACCCGGAGAAGGTTGGACCAACACCATCAGCAAAAATGTAGTCGTAAAGGTGGATACCCTTGCTGCTACCGCCTGGACAAGACATGAGCTATTATTAAACAGTACCAAAATAAAAGAGATTATTCACATATTAGAAGAGCGCTATGGTTATACTATAATCACAAAAGATTCTTCCATCCTGGAAAGGAAAATTGAAGGAAGAATTCCTATGCAGGGAGAAAAAGATTTGCTATTCGTTTTATCCAGAATACTTGACGTAAATATCAACCAACACCAGGATACTCTTTTCATTACCAACAAAGAGTAG